In Sphingomonas sp. PAMC26645, one DNA window encodes the following:
- a CDS encoding N-acetylmuramidase family protein has product MAIVAPVGPQRPNRAADVRTVQTLLNRSGSPGATPLRVDGVFGPRTADAIARYQTRSLRLSKPDGVVDPNGPTLNRLGRDHRGNTTPTRPVPRQPARAPAPAAAPSRTAPAAATQGIAPGGLSEATYVDMAARLQCETAAIKAVVETEVAIRGAFDGDGRPTILYERHKFSKHTGGRYDRTDPELSNPVGGGYGKFSEQYPKLERAMKLNSSAALKSASWGAFQILGENHVQAGHATVEAFVAAMKSGILAQAEAFVAFVLANRSLLTALRARNWSTFARIYNGPAYRKFAYDDKMRSNYLKYA; this is encoded by the coding sequence ATGGCGATAGTGGCTCCAGTTGGTCCGCAGCGGCCTAACCGTGCCGCCGACGTGCGGACCGTTCAGACGTTGCTGAACCGGTCGGGATCCCCCGGCGCGACGCCGTTGCGGGTCGACGGCGTCTTCGGTCCCCGCACCGCCGATGCGATCGCTCGCTACCAGACCCGGTCCCTGCGCCTCAGCAAGCCGGACGGGGTCGTCGATCCGAACGGGCCGACGCTGAACAGGCTGGGCCGCGATCACCGTGGCAACACGACGCCGACCCGACCCGTGCCGCGCCAACCGGCGCGCGCGCCAGCACCAGCCGCGGCACCGTCCCGGACTGCTCCAGCGGCCGCGACTCAAGGCATCGCGCCGGGCGGACTTAGCGAGGCAACGTATGTCGACATGGCCGCCCGGCTCCAGTGCGAGACCGCGGCGATCAAGGCCGTCGTCGAAACCGAAGTCGCGATCCGCGGCGCGTTCGACGGGGATGGCCGCCCAACGATTCTGTACGAGCGCCACAAGTTCAGCAAGCACACGGGCGGGCGGTACGACCGTACCGATCCCGAACTCTCCAATCCCGTCGGTGGCGGCTACGGTAAATTTTCCGAGCAATATCCGAAGCTCGAGCGCGCAATGAAGCTCAACAGCAGCGCGGCGCTGAAGTCGGCGAGCTGGGGCGCGTTCCAGATCCTCGGTGAGAACCATGTCCAGGCAGGCCATGCGACGGTCGAGGCGTTCGTCGCCGCGATGAAGAGCGGCATCCTCGCGCAGGCGGAGGCGTTCGTCGCGTTCGTGCTGGCGAACCGGAGCTTGCTGACCGCGCTGCGGGCGCGAAACTGGTCTACGTTCGCCAGGATCTACAATGGTCCGGCCTATAGAAAATTCGCTTACGACGACAAGATGCGCAGCAACTACCTGAAATACGCTTGA
- a CDS encoding BPSL0067 family protein: MATRLVRKGDHGPIVREIQGNLTRTGHQVKTDGLFGSETDAAVRAFQKVHKLPVDGVVGPRTLAVLHRRPPQPKPPGQDAFDPAAFGAWLSRLPGEVFDAVLPDKPAAAIARPTARPEPRHEIRKVPDRPTRATGKPVVSPAQNTKHRRISFPGYEGRGFVLQDFEKYENYAIKLLGGYSVAPWDPRKLIKNECAQFVQFFGVPRTREWRAGPQVCFLDQGDIPSGTVVATLRDNMYHNDYSGRSHVGIYLRHDPFGTKGGGVLLLDQFNKNPIKRRLKRYDGDAGRAKPIRATGRRYNWSADGEEYFVLLV, translated from the coding sequence ATGGCGACACGGTTGGTACGGAAGGGCGATCACGGTCCGATCGTTCGTGAGATCCAGGGGAATCTCACGAGGACGGGACATCAGGTCAAGACTGATGGTCTGTTCGGAAGCGAGACGGACGCAGCGGTCAGGGCCTTCCAGAAGGTGCACAAGCTGCCAGTGGACGGCGTCGTCGGGCCGCGGACACTCGCCGTGCTCCATCGTCGTCCCCCGCAACCCAAGCCGCCTGGGCAGGACGCGTTCGATCCCGCCGCGTTCGGCGCGTGGCTGTCGCGGTTGCCTGGGGAGGTCTTCGACGCCGTACTTCCGGACAAACCGGCGGCAGCGATCGCCAGGCCTACGGCGCGTCCCGAGCCACGCCACGAGATTCGCAAGGTGCCCGATCGGCCGACACGAGCCACCGGCAAGCCGGTGGTCTCGCCAGCGCAGAACACCAAGCATCGCCGCATCAGCTTTCCCGGCTACGAAGGACGCGGCTTCGTCCTGCAGGATTTCGAGAAGTACGAGAATTACGCGATCAAACTGCTGGGCGGCTATTCAGTCGCACCTTGGGATCCGCGTAAGCTCATCAAGAACGAATGCGCACAGTTCGTTCAGTTCTTCGGGGTGCCTCGCACGCGGGAATGGCGGGCAGGACCCCAGGTCTGCTTTCTCGATCAGGGCGACATTCCATCCGGTACCGTCGTTGCGACGCTACGCGACAACATGTACCACAACGACTATTCTGGGCGGTCCCATGTCGGCATCTATCTGCGGCATGACCCTTTCGGGACGAAGGGCGGCGGCGTCCTTCTGCTCGACCAGTTCAACAAGAACCCGATCAAGCGCCGACTGAAACGCTATGACGGCGATGCCGGGCGCGCCAAACCGATCCGGGCGACCGGTCGCCGGTACAACTGGTCCGCTGACGGCGAAGAATATTTCGTGCTTCTGGTATGA
- a CDS encoding type VI secretion system tube protein Hcp — MAVDLFLKIESIQGESSKKNHQGEIDIISFDFGAVQHGSFHTGGAGGGSGKAEISDIRIQKEVDKSSPLLFKACASGKHIKEAIIYSQKAGDGSTPLTYYKIKLEDIIVSDIHNNGASGGDAIMESVTFNCAKVTFDYQAQNSNGSKDGGIVTAYYDIRQNEAG, encoded by the coding sequence ATGGCAGTCGATCTGTTTCTTAAAATCGAGAGCATTCAGGGCGAATCGAGCAAGAAGAACCATCAGGGCGAGATCGATATCATCTCGTTCGACTTCGGTGCGGTCCAGCACGGCTCGTTCCACACCGGCGGCGCCGGCGGTGGTTCGGGCAAGGCCGAGATTTCCGACATTCGCATTCAGAAGGAAGTCGACAAGTCTTCGCCGCTGCTTTTCAAGGCCTGTGCTTCGGGCAAGCACATCAAGGAAGCCATCATCTATTCGCAGAAGGCCGGCGATGGCTCGACGCCGCTGACCTATTACAAGATCAAGCTCGAGGACATCATCGTCTCGGACATCCATAACAATGGCGCATCGGGCGGCGATGCGATCATGGAATCGGTGACGTTCAACTGCGCGAAGGTGACCTTCGACTATCAGGCGCAGAATTCGAACGGCAGCAAGGACGGCGGCATCGTCACCGCCTACTACGACATCCGCCAGAACGAAGCGGGTTGA
- the tssE gene encoding type VI secretion system baseplate subunit TssE, with amino-acid sequence MAVTQRLTPTIYDKLVADLEISGMRDMSEEAPEISREKFRYYSVPRLERFNETALRATIRRDLAWLFNTTNLESLVDLEPYPNVRDSVLNYGLTDLAGQTLNRRAVLARAREIRRAVRLFEPRLSREGLTVDPIEDDDDPHALTFLIQGDITAAAQTMPVKFRTEIEAETATVNVRE; translated from the coding sequence ATGGCCGTCACCCAGCGTCTGACGCCCACGATCTACGACAAGCTCGTGGCGGATCTCGAAATCTCGGGCATGCGGGACATGAGCGAGGAGGCACCGGAGATAAGCCGAGAGAAGTTCCGCTACTATTCGGTGCCTCGGCTCGAGCGGTTCAACGAGACCGCGTTGCGCGCAACGATCCGCCGCGATCTCGCCTGGCTGTTTAACACGACCAATCTGGAGTCGCTCGTCGACCTCGAGCCATATCCGAACGTCCGCGATTCGGTGCTGAACTATGGTCTGACCGATCTCGCCGGGCAGACGCTGAACCGACGTGCGGTGCTGGCGCGTGCGCGGGAGATCCGACGCGCGGTGCGGCTGTTCGAGCCGCGATTGTCGCGCGAAGGCTTGACGGTCGACCCGATCGAGGACGATGATGATCCGCATGCGCTGACGTTCCTGATCCAGGGCGACATTACCGCCGCGGCGCAGACCATGCCCGTGAAGTTCCGTACCGAGATCGAGGCCGAGACCGCCACCGTCAACGTGCGCGAGTAG
- a CDS encoding type VI secretion system accessory protein TagJ, translating into MQQADDLLRSGDLDGARRALVEVVRRTPGDVPTRLFLFQLLALAGEWAKAKVQLATLAQLSPEAQMLAVVYGQAIDAELQREAVFAGSARAEIHGGSDWATPIAEAIEAAATGRDDAAEAMRQSAFDAAPDMPGAIDGKPFDWIADADPRFGPTIEAIVNGRYGLLPFDAIGELTSEGPRDLRDLVWYPVEITLKAGPRIAALLPARYPGISADPGEAMARATSWHDDGNGAGQRLLATSDGEDHGLLSVRSLRFD; encoded by the coding sequence ATGCAACAGGCGGACGATCTACTCCGTTCGGGCGATCTCGACGGCGCGCGGCGCGCGCTCGTCGAGGTCGTTCGCCGGACTCCGGGCGACGTACCGACCCGGCTTTTTCTATTCCAGTTGCTCGCATTGGCCGGCGAATGGGCCAAGGCCAAGGTGCAACTGGCGACGCTGGCGCAGTTGTCGCCCGAAGCGCAGATGCTGGCGGTGGTCTACGGCCAGGCGATCGACGCAGAACTGCAGCGCGAGGCTGTCTTCGCCGGAAGCGCGCGCGCCGAAATCCACGGGGGGTCGGATTGGGCAACCCCGATAGCGGAGGCGATCGAGGCAGCGGCAACCGGCCGCGACGATGCTGCGGAAGCTATGCGCCAGTCGGCGTTCGACGCAGCACCCGACATGCCCGGCGCGATCGACGGCAAACCCTTCGATTGGATCGCGGACGCGGATCCTCGGTTCGGACCGACGATCGAGGCGATCGTCAACGGACGCTATGGGCTGTTGCCGTTCGACGCGATCGGCGAACTCACCAGCGAGGGGCCGCGCGACCTGCGCGACCTGGTCTGGTATCCCGTCGAGATCACGCTGAAGGCAGGACCGCGCATCGCCGCGCTGTTGCCCGCGCGCTATCCCGGCATCTCTGCGGACCCGGGCGAGGCGATGGCGCGCGCGACGTCGTGGCATGACGACGGTAATGGTGCCGGACAGCGGCTGTTGGCGACATCGGACGGCGAGGATCACGGCTTGCTCAGCGTCCGTTCGCTGCGGTTCGACTAG
- the tssG gene encoding type VI secretion system baseplate subunit TssG codes for MAAADRPPSHHLNFLAAAAASRKRFGLFPIVRGAEARAPGLPRVGLARRPNQNIADLVQVPTLAFPDSTLDEVEVRNGRARIGGFWFGLTGPMGPLPSHMTEFAVFERRYAKKRPFGRWLDLLSGRMLQFFFRAWADSQPVAQADRLDDDRFADHVAKLTGATEGVSATSSFPGQARVHYAALFASRRSAGGIEDAMTHLLGQSVKILEYQSRWRSIEAEDQTRLGRSFSGLGNEVMLGGRAKVASDAFRVVIRARSRADYEALLPSGPRFRILSEALDAFAPSHLEWDVALEVAGKHARPARLDGSTRLGWTGWIGQAGDDEVRRDAHLRRSTSGRPTTDAMMRKV; via the coding sequence ATGGCCGCTGCGGATCGGCCGCCGTCACACCATCTGAACTTCCTTGCGGCGGCTGCGGCGTCGCGCAAGCGGTTCGGATTGTTCCCGATCGTGCGGGGCGCGGAGGCGCGCGCGCCCGGCTTGCCGCGTGTCGGGCTCGCGCGCCGGCCGAATCAGAATATAGCCGACCTAGTCCAGGTGCCGACGCTCGCCTTTCCGGATTCGACGCTGGACGAGGTGGAGGTCCGCAACGGCCGTGCGCGGATCGGCGGCTTCTGGTTCGGACTGACCGGGCCAATGGGACCGCTGCCGTCGCACATGACCGAGTTCGCGGTGTTCGAGCGCCGTTACGCGAAGAAGCGCCCGTTCGGCCGCTGGCTCGATCTGCTGTCGGGACGGATGCTCCAGTTCTTCTTTCGCGCCTGGGCGGATTCGCAGCCGGTGGCGCAGGCCGACCGTCTCGACGACGATCGCTTTGCCGATCATGTCGCGAAGCTTACCGGTGCCACCGAAGGCGTGTCGGCGACGAGCAGCTTTCCCGGGCAGGCGCGCGTCCACTACGCCGCGCTGTTCGCGTCGCGTCGCAGCGCAGGCGGCATCGAGGATGCGATGACGCACCTGCTCGGGCAGTCGGTGAAGATCCTCGAATACCAGTCGCGCTGGCGGTCTATCGAGGCCGAGGACCAGACCCGGCTCGGGCGTTCCTTTTCCGGCCTCGGCAACGAAGTGATGCTGGGCGGCCGTGCGAAGGTCGCGTCGGATGCGTTCCGCGTGGTCATCCGCGCGCGATCCCGCGCCGACTACGAAGCCCTGCTGCCCTCCGGGCCCCGGTTTCGCATTTTGTCCGAGGCGCTGGACGCGTTCGCGCCCAGTCACCTTGAATGGGACGTCGCGCTCGAGGTGGCGGGCAAGCATGCCAGGCCCGCGCGGCTCGATGGCTCGACCCGGCTCGGCTGGACCGGCTGGATCGGCCAGGCCGGCGACGATGAGGTGCGCAGGGACGCGCACCTCCGCCGATCAACCAGCGGCCGTCCGACGACGGACGCGATGATGAGAAAGGTTTGA
- a CDS encoding ShlB/FhaC/HecB family hemolysin secretion/activation protein: MAETSCPFEKSGLRLTLDRIEFTRPDGSPLQAPIAAALADLRAPSGQQPITAVCDVRDAANEALRRGGWVASVQIPAQEIADGVLRLQVVTARIVDVRVRGDAGRYEPFLRRRIAAIQALDPLNEREAERILLLAGDVPGLDVALSLRPSNGEAGTVIGDLTVSSRHFALFANAQNYNSSLLGRETVYGRGEIYGLTGLGDITYLGASTTTDFQEQVIVQGGHILQLDDGGTTLGGRATYAWSLPDLGALDLRTNTLIAGLDLARPLFRSVRGNARVRFGLDFVDQISRVGGGDDAVTLTRDKLRVLFAGIDADQQFVNANGRPWLSVSSSLEVRKGLSLFDASQTGFASGELTSRLEGNSRALVVRGVIDTTLSLGPIFSIAAIGQMQWANDPLLNYEEFALGSLTIGRGYDPGSNSGDRALGGHVEARADMPLVTGLGTQVYGFYDHLYLTNLDRARIEGARNFDSVGGGVRVSFPNRLVLDVGYAKPLDRALRLDKERPPARVLVSLTVQFRDGAR, encoded by the coding sequence ATGGCCGAGACGAGCTGTCCGTTCGAGAAGTCGGGGCTACGGCTGACGCTCGACCGTATCGAGTTCACGCGCCCCGACGGTTCACCGCTCCAGGCGCCGATCGCGGCCGCGCTCGCCGATCTGCGCGCGCCGTCCGGCCAGCAGCCGATCACGGCGGTCTGCGACGTGCGCGACGCCGCCAACGAAGCACTGCGGCGGGGCGGCTGGGTCGCGTCGGTGCAGATCCCCGCGCAGGAGATCGCCGACGGCGTGTTGCGTCTGCAGGTCGTCACCGCTCGCATCGTCGACGTCCGGGTGCGCGGCGACGCGGGGCGGTACGAACCGTTCCTGCGACGGCGGATCGCGGCGATCCAGGCGCTGGACCCGCTGAACGAGCGCGAGGCGGAACGGATCCTGCTGCTCGCCGGCGACGTGCCGGGACTGGACGTCGCGCTGTCGTTGCGGCCGTCGAACGGCGAGGCCGGGACGGTGATTGGCGACCTGACGGTCAGTTCGCGACACTTCGCGCTGTTCGCCAACGCCCAGAACTACAACTCGTCATTGCTCGGCCGCGAGACGGTCTATGGGCGCGGCGAGATCTACGGCCTGACCGGGCTCGGCGACATCACGTATCTGGGTGCGTCGACGACCACCGACTTCCAGGAACAGGTGATCGTCCAGGGCGGACACATCCTGCAACTCGACGATGGCGGCACGACCCTTGGCGGCCGCGCGACCTATGCGTGGTCGCTGCCGGACCTGGGCGCACTCGACCTCAGGACCAATACGCTGATCGCGGGCCTGGACCTGGCGCGGCCGCTGTTCCGGTCGGTCCGCGGCAATGCGCGGGTGCGGTTTGGGCTCGATTTCGTCGATCAGATCTCTCGAGTCGGGGGTGGTGACGATGCCGTCACGCTGACCCGCGACAAGCTGCGCGTGCTTTTCGCGGGCATCGATGCCGACCAGCAGTTCGTCAACGCCAACGGGCGGCCCTGGCTCTCGGTCTCGTCGTCGCTGGAAGTGCGCAAGGGCCTGAGCCTTTTCGACGCGAGCCAGACCGGCTTTGCGAGCGGCGAGCTTACCTCGCGATTGGAGGGCAATTCCCGCGCCCTCGTGGTACGCGGCGTGATCGACACGACGCTGTCGCTCGGGCCGATCTTCAGCATCGCGGCGATCGGCCAGATGCAATGGGCGAACGATCCGCTGCTGAACTATGAAGAGTTCGCGCTCGGCAGCCTGACGATCGGTCGAGGCTATGATCCAGGCTCCAACAGCGGCGACCGTGCGCTGGGCGGGCATGTCGAGGCACGTGCCGATATGCCGCTGGTTACGGGGCTCGGCACGCAAGTATACGGTTTCTACGACCATCTCTATCTGACCAATCTCGATCGCGCGCGGATCGAGGGCGCGCGGAATTTCGACAGCGTGGGGGGCGGCGTGCGTGTGTCCTTCCCGAACCGCCTGGTGCTCGACGTCGGCTACGCCAAGCCGCTCGACCGTGCGCTGAGGCTCGACAAGGAACGACCGCCGGCGCGCGTGCTCGTTTCGTTGACCGTGCAGTTCCGTGATGGCGCTCGATAG
- the tssH gene encoding type VI secretion system ATPase TssH: protein MTEISRASLFGRLDAAALTSIESATGFARMRGNPYVELVHWIHLLLQDPQGDVAGILQNFGLDEARLARDVVGTLDLLPRGASAISDFAPQVEEAIEKGWLYASLQFGAAKVRPGHLLYGMLRTPTLRNALFATSGEWRKIQVERLGTEFAAIVGGGSDAGGDPVEPLQAAGTVPPSSGEALERYSVDLTARARAGEIDSIVGRDAEIRQLVDVLLRRRQNNPILVGEAGVGKTAVVEGFAKRIVDGDVPPALRNVVVRALDVTLMQAGAGVKGEFEKRLRQVIDEVEGASTPVILFIDEAHTLIGAGGQAGTGDAANLLKPALARGRLRTIAATTYAEYRQYFEKDPALTRRFQTVDVAEPEAPVAIAMLRSVVPAMEAHHDVVILDDAVAAAVTLSQRYVPARQLPDKAVSLIDTAAARVAVSQNATPAPVEDQRRRLELLEVERGIVMRETEGRYRHDDALPALDEAIASARAAVEAVEAQWAREKDALDAVRAARDGGDGAALDAALATARDHAGDAPMVFGVVDADAVAAVVGDWTGIPVGRMVKDEIASVLAIGEALKTRVIGQDHAMAAIAKRIQTSRAKLDNPGKPVGVFMLCGPSGVGKTETAHALAELMYSGDDSMIVINMSEFQEAHTVSTLKGAPAGYVGFGQGGVLTEAVRRRPYSVVLLDEVEKAHPDVHEMFFQVFDKGFMNDAEGRHIDFRNTVILLTSNVGTDLIASLTDDEEMAPEPEGLADALRPELLKVFPPALLGRLQVLPYYPLGRSVLGGIVRLQLARIERRIADNHGIAMTIDEAVVQHIVDRCTELASGGRMIDAILTNTMLPDMSVALLERRMRSEEVSEIRVMATDGGFSYEYRAVAGTGNVIG, encoded by the coding sequence ATGACCGAAATCAGCCGTGCGTCATTGTTCGGGCGGCTCGACGCCGCCGCGTTGACGTCGATCGAGTCCGCGACCGGGTTCGCCCGGATGCGCGGCAATCCCTATGTCGAGCTGGTTCACTGGATCCATCTGCTCTTGCAGGATCCGCAGGGCGACGTCGCGGGGATCCTGCAGAACTTCGGGCTCGACGAGGCGCGGCTGGCGCGCGACGTGGTCGGTACGCTCGACCTGTTGCCGCGCGGTGCCTCGGCGATCTCCGACTTCGCGCCGCAGGTCGAGGAGGCGATCGAGAAGGGGTGGCTGTACGCCTCGCTCCAGTTTGGTGCGGCCAAGGTGCGGCCGGGCCACCTGCTGTACGGGATGTTGCGGACGCCGACGTTGCGCAACGCATTGTTCGCGACCAGCGGCGAATGGCGCAAGATCCAGGTCGAACGGCTCGGCACCGAGTTCGCCGCGATCGTCGGGGGCGGCAGCGACGCCGGGGGCGATCCGGTCGAGCCGCTACAGGCCGCCGGAACCGTGCCGCCCTCGTCCGGCGAAGCGCTGGAGCGGTACTCGGTCGACCTGACCGCCCGCGCGCGTGCCGGCGAGATCGACTCGATCGTCGGGCGCGATGCCGAAATCCGGCAACTGGTCGACGTGCTGCTGCGCCGACGCCAGAACAACCCGATCCTGGTCGGCGAGGCTGGCGTCGGCAAGACCGCGGTGGTCGAGGGGTTCGCCAAGCGGATCGTCGATGGCGACGTGCCGCCGGCGCTGCGCAACGTCGTCGTCCGCGCGCTCGACGTCACGCTGATGCAGGCGGGCGCGGGCGTGAAGGGCGAGTTCGAGAAGCGGCTGCGCCAGGTGATCGACGAGGTCGAGGGCGCGTCGACGCCGGTGATCCTGTTCATCGACGAGGCGCACACGCTGATCGGCGCGGGCGGGCAGGCGGGGACGGGCGACGCCGCAAATCTGCTGAAGCCGGCACTCGCGCGCGGTCGGCTGCGCACGATCGCCGCGACGACCTACGCCGAATACCGGCAGTATTTCGAAAAGGACCCCGCGCTCACCCGACGGTTCCAGACGGTCGACGTCGCCGAGCCGGAGGCACCGGTCGCGATCGCGATGCTGCGGTCGGTGGTGCCGGCGATGGAGGCGCATCACGATGTCGTGATCCTCGACGATGCGGTCGCGGCAGCGGTGACGCTGTCGCAGCGCTATGTCCCGGCGCGGCAGCTGCCCGACAAGGCGGTCAGCCTGATCGACACCGCCGCGGCGCGCGTCGCTGTGTCCCAGAACGCGACGCCTGCGCCGGTCGAGGACCAGCGGCGGCGCCTCGAACTGCTCGAGGTCGAGCGCGGCATCGTCATGCGGGAAACCGAAGGGCGCTACCGTCACGATGACGCCCTGCCGGCACTGGACGAGGCGATCGCATCCGCCCGTGCTGCGGTCGAGGCGGTCGAGGCGCAATGGGCGCGGGAGAAGGACGCACTCGATGCCGTGCGGGCGGCGCGCGACGGTGGCGACGGTGCGGCGCTGGACGCGGCCCTCGCGACGGCGCGTGATCACGCGGGCGATGCGCCGATGGTGTTCGGCGTGGTCGACGCCGACGCGGTCGCGGCGGTGGTCGGCGACTGGACGGGCATCCCCGTCGGGCGGATGGTGAAGGACGAGATCGCCAGCGTGCTGGCGATCGGCGAGGCGCTGAAGACGCGAGTGATCGGGCAGGATCATGCGATGGCCGCGATCGCCAAGCGCATACAGACGAGCCGCGCGAAGCTTGACAATCCCGGCAAGCCGGTCGGCGTGTTCATGCTCTGCGGTCCGTCGGGAGTCGGCAAGACCGAGACCGCGCACGCGCTGGCGGAACTGATGTACTCCGGCGACGATTCGATGATCGTCATCAACATGAGCGAGTTCCAGGAGGCCCATACCGTCTCCACGCTGAAGGGGGCGCCCGCCGGCTACGTCGGTTTCGGACAGGGCGGCGTCCTTACGGAAGCCGTTCGCCGACGGCCGTACAGCGTCGTTCTGTTGGATGAGGTCGAGAAGGCGCATCCGGACGTCCACGAGATGTTCTTCCAGGTGTTCGACAAGGGGTTCATGAACGATGCCGAGGGACGCCACATCGACTTCCGCAACACTGTCATCCTGCTGACGTCGAACGTCGGCACGGATCTCATCGCATCGCTGACCGACGACGAGGAGATGGCGCCGGAACCGGAAGGTCTGGCCGATGCGTTGCGTCCGGAGCTGTTGAAGGTGTTTCCGCCGGCGCTGCTCGGTCGGTTGCAGGTGCTACCGTACTATCCGCTCGGCAGATCCGTGCTGGGGGGCATCGTCCGTCTACAGCTTGCGCGGATTGAGCGCCGGATAGCCGACAATCACGGTATCGCGATGACGATCGATGAGGCCGTAGTGCAGCACATCGTCGATCGTTGCACCGAGCTCGCATCAGGCGGGCGCATGATAGATGCGATCCTCACCAACACGATGCTTCCCGACATGTCGGTCGCACTGTTGGAACGCCGAATGCGGAGTGAGGAGGTGTCGGAAATCCGCGTGATGGCGACGGACGGCGGCTTCAGCTACGAATATCGAGCTGTCGCAGGCACGGGCAACGTAATAGGCTGA
- the tssF gene encoding type VI secretion system baseplate subunit TssF: MSSGIDPRLLRFYNDELAYLREDARAFGEEHEAVAGRLGLKTPTDPDPYVERLLEGVAYLGARVQLKIADQYPEFTQHLLHAVQPHYLAPTPSMCVVGFEPKDGDPILIKGHRVPRSTPLMAVATEQESVPVEFRTGHDVTLWPIKITQVEYLASRAAVAPFASAADVRAEAGMRIRFEATGGAALPQILPESLPIYLAGSEALPAELYRQMIGETLSVIARSADAAAGAEGWKKLPLPKQVGFDDDQALLPAELRSFRGYRLLSEYFACPERFLFVDLPDLARAFRDSPQACDVVLLFERSASVLHNALEPANLRLFATPAINLFEKQLGRVRVSQFEHEHHVIPDRARPLDFEVFRLLDVQAYSANNTDARTVAPLYAYGALLYDWSKALFYTTQLRSRRLSTRERRLRRRGEYTGTETWISLTAPGDATRLDEIDELAVKALVTNRELPELLQFRGEQHFTVSGVPARAVSVLRAPTKPQPPMGMGDAAWRVIGHLTTNYMTLAPEDHEDPQVLRDHLALYGRQDDAASRRQVDGVSAIRSTRVARRVPGMDRMAIARGHRIHVTLDDAAFDKGRMFLFSAVLERFLAEFASINAFTETHFSSANEGEFQRWPLRIGRRHTI, translated from the coding sequence ATGAGTTCCGGGATCGATCCGCGCCTGCTGCGCTTCTACAATGACGAGCTCGCCTATCTGCGCGAGGATGCGCGAGCGTTCGGCGAGGAGCATGAGGCGGTGGCGGGGCGGCTCGGCCTCAAGACCCCGACCGATCCCGATCCCTATGTCGAGCGCCTGCTGGAGGGCGTCGCCTATCTTGGCGCGCGCGTGCAGCTGAAGATCGCGGATCAATATCCCGAATTCACCCAGCATCTGCTGCACGCGGTTCAGCCGCATTACCTCGCGCCGACCCCGTCGATGTGCGTCGTCGGGTTCGAGCCGAAGGACGGCGATCCTATCCTCATCAAGGGGCACCGCGTCCCGCGCTCCACGCCGCTGATGGCGGTGGCGACCGAACAGGAAAGCGTGCCGGTCGAATTCCGTACCGGACACGACGTCACGCTCTGGCCGATCAAGATCACGCAGGTCGAATATCTCGCCAGTCGCGCCGCGGTGGCGCCGTTCGCGAGCGCCGCCGACGTTCGGGCCGAGGCGGGCATGCGTATCCGGTTCGAAGCGACCGGCGGCGCTGCGCTACCGCAGATATTGCCGGAATCGCTGCCGATCTATCTCGCCGGGTCGGAGGCGTTGCCCGCCGAACTCTATCGCCAGATGATCGGCGAGACGCTGTCCGTGATCGCGCGGTCGGCGGATGCGGCGGCAGGAGCTGAGGGCTGGAAGAAGCTCCCTCTGCCCAAGCAGGTCGGGTTCGACGACGACCAGGCGTTGCTGCCAGCCGAGCTGCGGTCGTTTCGCGGATATCGACTGCTCAGCGAGTATTTCGCCTGTCCGGAGCGCTTCCTGTTCGTCGACCTGCCTGACTTGGCGCGCGCGTTTCGCGACAGCCCACAGGCTTGCGACGTGGTCCTGCTCTTCGAACGGTCGGCGTCGGTTCTGCACAACGCGCTGGAACCGGCGAACCTGCGGCTGTTCGCGACGCCGGCGATCAATCTCTTCGAGAAGCAGCTCGGGCGGGTGCGCGTGTCGCAGTTCGAGCACGAGCATCATGTCATTCCCGATCGTGCCCGCCCGCTCGATTTCGAGGTGTTCCGACTGCTCGACGTCCAGGCCTATTCGGCGAACAACACCGACGCGCGGACGGTCGCGCCGCTCTACGCCTATGGTGCGTTGCTTTACGACTGGAGCAAGGCGCTGTTCTACACCACGCAATTGCGGTCGCGCCGGTTGTCGACCCGCGAGCGGCGCTTGCGGCGACGTGGCGAGTATACCGGGACCGAGACGTGGATCAGTCTTACTGCCCCCGGCGATGCGACGCGGCTCGACGAGATCGACGAACTGGCAGTCAAGGCGCTGGTGACCAACCGCGAACTGCCCGAACTGCTTCAGTTCCGCGGAGAGCAGCACTTCACCGTGTCGGGCGTTCCGGCCCGTGCCGTCAGCGTGCTCCGGGCGCCGACCAAGCCCCAGCCGCCAATGGGGATGGGCGACGCGGCGTGGAGGGTGATCGGTCACCTGACCACCAACTACATGACGCTGGCGCCGGAGGATCATGAAGATCCGCAGGTGCTGCGCGATCATCTGGCGCTGTACGGCCGACAGGACGACGCGGCCTCGCGCCGGCAGGTCGACGGTGTGTCCGCGATCCGCTCGACCCGGGTAGCGCGACGGGTGCCGGGGATGGACCGGATGGCGATCGCGCGGGGCCACCGCATCCACGTCACGCTCGACGATGCCGCGTTCGACAAGGGACGGATGTTCCTGTTTTCGGCGGTTCTCGAACGGTTCCTAGCCGAATTCGCGAGCATCAACGCGTTCACGGAGACGCATTTCTCCAGCGCTAACGAAGGGGAGTTTCAGCGATGGCCGCTGCGGATCGGCCGCCGTCACACCATCTGA